A stretch of Myceligenerans xiligouense DNA encodes these proteins:
- a CDS encoding plasmid replication, integration and excision activator — protein MAEVLDLRHPDTREIAMAMPRRMSVPTEVVFPAGAYLKGGVEPVADFNAPQREDGSRPQQLDKDSGLPLWQVLVFDFDEDAGKKDSAVTVKIAARYQPVPPENKGPLPLTAVGFVGLTALAYIDDNGARPRIVWSFKAADICAPGQEAEREAELNKAAA, from the coding sequence GTGGCTGAGGTCCTGGACCTGCGTCACCCCGACACGAGGGAGATAGCCATGGCGATGCCGAGGCGTATGAGCGTGCCGACGGAGGTCGTGTTTCCGGCGGGTGCGTACTTGAAGGGTGGTGTGGAGCCGGTGGCGGACTTCAACGCTCCGCAGCGTGAGGACGGGTCGCGTCCGCAGCAGTTGGACAAGGACTCGGGTCTGCCGTTGTGGCAGGTGCTGGTGTTCGACTTCGACGAGGACGCGGGCAAGAAGGACTCGGCGGTGACGGTGAAGATCGCTGCGCGGTACCAGCCGGTCCCGCCGGAGAACAAGGGCCCGCTGCCGCTGACGGCGGTGGGGTTCGTGGGCCTGACGGCGCTGGCCTACATCGACGACAACGGGGCACGGCCCCGGATCGTGTGGTCGTTCAAGGCGGCCGACATCTGCGCGCCGGGCCAGGAGGCCGAGCGTGAGGCCGAGCTGAACAAGGCGGCGGCCTGA
- the mnhG gene encoding monovalent cation/H(+) antiporter subunit G, with protein MMGVWDLAAAICLLLGAFFSFSAGVGVLRFDNLFSRMHVVAKPQVLGLLLLLTALGLRLQDRTSVALLVLVAVFQLMTSPVAAHMVGRAGVRTGHTAPSSVRTADDPSPETDAER; from the coding sequence ATGATGGGCGTGTGGGATCTTGCCGCAGCGATCTGCCTACTCCTGGGCGCATTCTTCTCGTTCTCCGCCGGCGTCGGCGTCCTCCGGTTCGACAACTTGTTCTCCCGGATGCACGTCGTGGCCAAGCCACAGGTACTCGGTCTGCTGCTGCTCCTGACCGCGCTCGGACTGCGGCTGCAGGACCGCACGTCCGTCGCCCTGCTCGTTCTCGTCGCCGTGTTCCAGCTGATGACCTCGCCCGTGGCCGCCCACATGGTCGGCCGGGCCGGAGTACGCACCGGCCACACCGCGCCGTCGTCCGTACGCACCGCCGACGACCCGTCGCCCGAGACCGACGCCGAACGCTGA
- a CDS encoding low molecular weight phosphatase family protein yields MTDLDLLAAQTVVMADPDRLRLLALVLTDPSGQPTAAHLAGPRGPVEVVVDHLEAMADVWLLARVGDPNAPGYRPTPDAIMRFGGAAIGTPPLEGAVTMDSGDHTPLLDRIADELTDRFADVFGRETVERFVTESYSLLASRASVQQFLPALTARFSADRLAALATPLTVDAPWHGQPFSADFAAELDVLFVCAQNAGRSQIAGAVLRSLAGNRVRVRTAGTVPSGPLDPGVRAELDRRGLGGLAELPRPLTDEVVRASRVVVTMGCGDACPVLPGRRYLDWPLDDPAGRPPAEVRRITDDITERVRKLLDEISAAQIS; encoded by the coding sequence GTGACCGACCTCGACCTGCTGGCGGCGCAAACCGTGGTGATGGCCGACCCCGACCGCCTGCGGCTGCTCGCCCTCGTGCTCACCGACCCATCCGGGCAGCCGACGGCGGCGCACCTCGCCGGCCCCCGCGGCCCTGTGGAGGTCGTCGTCGACCACCTCGAGGCAATGGCCGACGTCTGGCTGCTGGCGCGGGTTGGTGACCCGAACGCGCCCGGCTACCGCCCTACTCCCGACGCGATCATGCGTTTCGGCGGAGCGGCGATCGGCACACCGCCACTCGAGGGCGCCGTCACCATGGACTCGGGTGACCACACGCCGCTGCTCGACCGGATCGCCGATGAGCTCACGGATCGGTTCGCCGACGTCTTCGGTCGCGAGACCGTGGAACGGTTCGTCACGGAGAGCTACTCGCTCCTGGCCTCGCGTGCCTCGGTGCAGCAGTTCCTGCCGGCGCTCACAGCCCGGTTCTCGGCCGACCGCCTGGCCGCCCTCGCCACGCCTCTCACTGTTGACGCACCCTGGCACGGCCAGCCCTTCTCGGCAGACTTCGCCGCCGAGCTCGACGTGCTGTTCGTCTGCGCGCAAAATGCCGGACGGTCGCAGATCGCCGGCGCCGTCCTGCGCTCCCTGGCCGGGAATCGGGTCCGGGTCCGCACCGCCGGTACGGTGCCGTCCGGTCCGCTGGATCCGGGCGTGCGGGCGGAGCTCGACCGGCGTGGCCTGGGAGGACTCGCCGAACTGCCGCGGCCGCTGACGGACGAGGTGGTGCGTGCGTCAAGAGTGGTCGTGACCATGGGCTGCGGCGATGCCTGCCCGGTGCTACCCGGTCGACGCTATCTGGACTGGCCCCTCGACGACCCTGCCGGGAGACCCCCTGCCGAGGTACGCCGCATCACGGACGACATCACGGAGCGCGTCCGCAAGCTGCTCGACGAGATCTCGGCAGCGCAAATCTCATAG
- a CDS encoding transcriptional regulator gives MVADLNIPSIDTTGSATPVDRPESIEIARTTSARFASDVSVLRVQAGWLVDDTDSAQRKALMADLESRKAEHQKRASRDLLNDLSDAGFAWRSIAHLTGVSVPAVRKWRSGAGVSPANHASLAKVVALTEMLETHAGVFDAASWLEYRIKDGVSVTPFDMLLGGRYDLVMLHATNTYVMSPEAILDEFRGDWRSSCVDNAFETYVDAEGVMAIRPKGSR, from the coding sequence ATGGTCGCTGACTTGAACATTCCCTCAATCGACACAACCGGCTCAGCCACACCTGTTGATCGTCCAGAATCTATTGAAATTGCGCGCACGACAAGCGCCCGCTTCGCATCCGACGTGTCGGTGTTGCGGGTCCAAGCAGGGTGGCTGGTGGACGACACTGATAGCGCCCAGCGGAAAGCCCTAATGGCTGATCTTGAGAGCCGCAAGGCTGAGCACCAGAAGCGCGCCTCCCGGGATCTGCTGAACGACTTGAGCGATGCTGGATTCGCGTGGCGAAGCATCGCTCACCTGACTGGGGTTTCCGTTCCGGCAGTGCGGAAGTGGCGATCCGGTGCCGGTGTTTCGCCAGCGAACCACGCATCGCTGGCGAAGGTCGTAGCACTGACCGAAATGCTCGAAACGCATGCCGGTGTGTTCGACGCAGCATCCTGGCTCGAATACCGGATAAAGGATGGCGTGTCTGTTACGCCGTTCGACATGCTTCTGGGCGGACGATATGACTTGGTCATGCTCCACGCCACGAATACATACGTAATGTCACCGGAAGCAATCCTGGACGAGTTCCGTGGGGACTGGCGGTCAAGCTGTGTTGACAATGCGTTTGAAACGTACGTGGATGCGGAAGGCGTGATGGCAATCCGGCCGAAGGGAAGTCGGTGA
- a CDS encoding PstS family phosphate ABC transporter substrate-binding protein — protein sequence MFKFPKRAAALAGAAGLMLPLAACGGGTETPGDEGTAGDELSGSVVIDGSSTVAPLTEVAAELFMAENPGVQVSVGVSGTGGGFEKFCNKETDISEASRTIKEEEAAVCDDAGVSYAELGVANDGLAVAVNPENDWAECLTVDEVSSMWRPDEPVTSWADVREGFPDEEITLYGPGTDSGTFGYFTEEINGEDGAITPDYNDIGEDDNAAVQGVAGDSAATGYIPLSFVNEAGDSIKAIEIENEAGECVAPSEETVMDGSYNPLGRQLYIYPSDAGLEKPEVVAFVEFYIENQAEIAATAGFIPLNPEQEQTATDALAELTM from the coding sequence GTGTTCAAGTTCCCCAAGCGCGCCGCGGCACTCGCGGGTGCCGCGGGTCTCATGCTTCCCCTCGCCGCCTGCGGCGGCGGCACCGAGACTCCCGGTGACGAAGGTACCGCCGGCGACGAGCTGTCCGGCTCCGTCGTCATCGATGGTTCGTCGACCGTCGCCCCCCTGACCGAGGTCGCGGCTGAGCTCTTCATGGCCGAGAACCCGGGCGTCCAGGTCTCCGTCGGTGTGTCCGGCACCGGCGGCGGCTTCGAGAAGTTCTGTAACAAGGAGACGGACATCTCCGAGGCGTCCCGCACGATCAAGGAGGAGGAGGCGGCGGTCTGCGACGACGCCGGTGTCTCCTATGCCGAGCTCGGTGTCGCCAACGACGGGCTCGCCGTGGCGGTCAACCCCGAGAACGACTGGGCCGAGTGCCTGACCGTGGACGAGGTCTCCTCCATGTGGCGCCCGGACGAGCCGGTCACCAGCTGGGCCGACGTGCGCGAGGGTTTCCCCGACGAGGAGATCACGCTCTACGGCCCGGGTACCGACTCCGGGACGTTCGGCTACTTCACCGAGGAGATCAACGGTGAGGACGGCGCGATCACGCCCGACTACAACGACATCGGCGAGGACGACAACGCCGCGGTCCAGGGTGTGGCCGGCGACTCGGCCGCCACGGGCTACATCCCGCTCTCGTTCGTGAACGAGGCGGGCGACTCGATCAAGGCGATCGAGATCGAGAACGAGGCCGGCGAGTGCGTGGCCCCGTCGGAGGAGACCGTCATGGACGGTTCCTACAACCCGCTGGGTCGCCAGCTCTACATCTACCCCTCGGACGCCGGGCTGGAGAAGCCCGAGGTCGTGGCCTTCGTCGAGTTCTACATCGAGAACCAGGCGGAGATCGCGGCGACGGCCGGGTTCATCCCGCTGAACCCGGAGCAGGAGCAGACCGCAACGGACGCCCTGGCCGAGCTGACCATGTGA
- the pstA gene encoding phosphate ABC transporter permease PstA produces the protein MSRQSVRTRTAVQAVQDTSIRLERRGADVAGEMFRAVLLLCIVVGIVMLGTLLAYVTWRGWPRLDLNLFTQMPSSINLDTAGFLPAIVGTVWIMVGVLVTVVPLGVSAALYLEEYANNDRWWNRAIEVVIQNLAAVPSIVFGILGLAFVVRSPLALGPVAFAGSLTLTMLVLPTVIIASREAIRAVPSTLRQASIGLGATKWQTVWHQVLPTSVPGILTGTILAMSRAIGETAPLLLVGATTFVQFLPNGPFDGAYTAIPVQIFQWVVRPQEEFRVLAAAGCLVLVVLLLLMNSVAIWLRARFSPES, from the coding sequence ATGAGCCGCCAGTCAGTACGCACCCGGACCGCGGTCCAGGCGGTGCAGGACACCTCGATCCGCCTGGAGAGGCGAGGGGCCGACGTCGCGGGCGAGATGTTCCGGGCGGTGCTGCTGCTGTGCATCGTGGTGGGCATCGTCATGCTGGGAACGTTGCTGGCCTACGTCACCTGGCGCGGATGGCCGCGGCTGGACCTGAACCTGTTCACGCAGATGCCGTCCAGCATCAACCTCGACACGGCCGGCTTCCTCCCCGCGATCGTCGGCACGGTGTGGATCATGGTCGGTGTCCTGGTCACCGTGGTCCCTCTGGGTGTGAGCGCGGCACTGTACCTGGAGGAGTACGCGAACAACGACAGGTGGTGGAACCGCGCCATCGAGGTCGTCATCCAGAACCTCGCCGCGGTGCCCTCGATCGTCTTCGGCATCCTGGGACTGGCCTTCGTCGTGCGATCGCCTCTGGCGCTTGGCCCGGTGGCGTTCGCGGGTTCGCTCACGCTCACGATGCTGGTGCTGCCTACTGTCATCATCGCGTCACGTGAGGCGATCCGGGCGGTGCCCAGCACGTTGCGGCAGGCATCTATCGGGCTGGGCGCCACGAAGTGGCAGACCGTGTGGCACCAGGTGCTCCCCACCTCGGTGCCCGGGATCCTGACCGGCACCATCCTGGCGATGTCTCGGGCGATCGGCGAGACGGCCCCGCTGCTCCTGGTCGGGGCGACGACCTTCGTCCAGTTCCTCCCGAACGGACCGTTCGACGGCGCGTACACGGCCATCCCGGTCCAGATCTTCCAGTGGGTCGTCCGTCCGCAGGAAGAGTTCCGTGTCCTCGCCGCCGCCGGCTGTCTCGTCCTGGTCGTGCTGCTGCTCCTGATGAACTCCGTCGCCATCTGGCTCCGGGCGCGGTTCTCGCCCGAATCGTGA
- a CDS encoding GntR family transcriptional regulator, with protein MSQYRADDVGGKKLDRVEHILRNDIEAGRLRDGEALPSTRALAEQMGVSVWTINKAMEQLAEEGLVENVSRSRRIVRSGITPQAVNREADRPHTFLIGGYAGSGKSELARVLSRLTGSAIVDKDTITRPVVERLLEELGRPPHDRESETYLEHVRPHEYEALLSTIQENADVRRGVIASAPFIREFRDSAWIDRISTSLRSAGVGLTLVWVQCDADTMRTYLKRRGAARDSGKLASWEDYIAAIDLDYRPAARHVVIENSTSSEPLQSQATKMLAAIGGEA; from the coding sequence ATGTCCCAGTACCGAGCCGACGACGTCGGCGGCAAGAAGCTCGACCGCGTCGAGCACATCCTCAGAAACGACATCGAGGCGGGCAGGCTCCGCGACGGCGAGGCCCTGCCCTCAACCCGCGCACTCGCCGAACAGATGGGCGTCAGCGTGTGGACCATCAACAAAGCGATGGAACAGCTCGCAGAGGAAGGGCTCGTCGAGAACGTCTCCCGCTCGCGTCGCATCGTCCGAAGCGGCATCACGCCCCAGGCCGTGAACCGCGAGGCGGACCGGCCGCACACGTTCCTGATCGGCGGTTACGCGGGTTCCGGCAAGTCCGAGCTGGCCCGAGTGCTGTCTCGCCTGACCGGCTCAGCCATCGTCGACAAGGACACCATCACGCGGCCCGTCGTCGAGCGGCTCCTCGAAGAACTCGGACGGCCGCCGCACGACCGGGAGTCCGAGACGTACCTGGAGCACGTCCGCCCTCACGAGTACGAGGCACTGCTCTCCACGATCCAGGAGAACGCCGACGTCAGGCGGGGCGTGATCGCCTCAGCGCCTTTCATTCGGGAGTTCCGCGATAGCGCCTGGATCGACCGCATCAGCACCAGCCTCCGTTCCGCCGGCGTCGGCCTCACCCTGGTATGGGTCCAGTGCGACGCCGACACGATGCGCACCTACCTCAAACGGCGCGGTGCCGCCCGCGACTCCGGGAAGCTCGCCAGCTGGGAGGACTACATCGCCGCCATCGACCTTGACTACCGCCCGGCGGCACGCCATGTGGTTATCGAGAACTCGACTTCGAGCGAACCCCTCCAGAGCCAGGCGACAAAGATGCTCGCAGCCATCGGAGGCGAGGCGTGA
- a CDS encoding winged helix-turn-helix transcriptional regulator yields the protein MAAIMQEHGPDAGPYRFQERRGLADDTVVLVDPGLDGEGALVSRLRERGVVLHLYTDVLRALTRLGAGDVDMLVLSAGLGTELLVMVVAAARDELDIPVVVAHGAGEADSIGPAILAGARPLLTRPYAAEAVVAALHEVRPVPPPPPVVRVGPLLVDPSAFDVHLHGHGLDLSTLEFALLHELAARADHVVPHDSLRRTLAPDSADPESVLVAAVSRLRRKLELYEVGRAVHTVRGVGYRLDSAVIARAVEPSAKS from the coding sequence ATGGCCGCCATCATGCAGGAGCACGGGCCCGATGCCGGGCCGTACCGTTTCCAGGAACGGCGCGGGCTCGCCGACGACACCGTCGTGCTGGTCGATCCTGGCCTCGACGGTGAGGGTGCGCTCGTGTCCCGGCTCCGAGAGCGGGGCGTGGTCCTGCACCTCTACACCGACGTGCTCCGGGCCCTTACCCGCCTGGGCGCGGGCGACGTGGACATGCTCGTGCTCTCCGCCGGCCTCGGCACAGAACTGCTTGTGATGGTCGTCGCCGCGGCACGTGACGAGCTGGACATCCCTGTCGTCGTGGCCCACGGCGCTGGAGAGGCCGACTCGATCGGCCCGGCGATACTCGCGGGGGCGCGGCCACTGCTGACCCGGCCCTATGCAGCCGAGGCGGTGGTGGCGGCGCTCCACGAGGTCCGGCCGGTACCCCCGCCTCCGCCGGTGGTGCGAGTAGGTCCGCTCCTCGTCGACCCCTCCGCGTTCGACGTTCACCTGCATGGGCACGGTCTCGACCTGAGCACGCTCGAGTTCGCCCTTCTGCACGAGCTCGCCGCGCGGGCCGACCACGTGGTGCCGCACGACAGCCTCCGGCGCACGCTCGCTCCGGATTCAGCCGACCCGGAGTCGGTACTGGTCGCTGCGGTCTCTCGGCTACGCCGCAAGCTCGAGCTGTACGAGGTCGGGAGGGCCGTGCACACCGTGCGCGGCGTGGGGTACCGGCTGGACTCCGCCGTGATCGCCCGGGCGGTCGAACCTTCGGCAAAATCATAG
- a CDS encoding bifunctional 4-hydroxy-2-oxoglutarate aldolase/2-dehydro-3-deoxy-phosphogluconate aldolase, protein MTTTEPAQPSTVEAIRHTRLVAILRGPNMDHLVAGAETLVDEGIRVIEFPIAGPEILSVVSIVAARIGSAAHVGAGTVRTVDDARRALEAGADFLVAPSLSVPVIEYAHQRNIDVVPGVFTPTEIDTATQAGAQVVKLFPASSHTPKFLRQIRGPLPDAGIMPTGTITRANAGEWLDAGAVALGIGSDLAHESLRSGDFAPLRIAARDWLSVVASDSGTALP, encoded by the coding sequence GTGACCACGACGGAACCGGCCCAGCCAAGCACTGTCGAGGCGATCCGCCACACACGACTCGTCGCGATCCTTCGCGGACCCAACATGGACCATCTCGTAGCAGGTGCCGAAACACTCGTCGACGAAGGAATCCGTGTCATCGAATTCCCGATCGCCGGGCCCGAAATCCTGTCCGTGGTCTCCATAGTCGCCGCCCGAATCGGCAGCGCCGCGCACGTCGGCGCTGGCACAGTCCGCACCGTCGACGACGCCCGTCGTGCACTCGAGGCCGGGGCTGACTTCCTTGTCGCGCCCAGCCTGTCCGTCCCAGTGATCGAGTACGCGCACCAACGCAACATCGACGTCGTGCCCGGCGTCTTCACACCGACCGAAATTGACACCGCGACTCAGGCGGGAGCCCAGGTGGTCAAGCTTTTCCCGGCCAGCTCCCACACCCCGAAGTTCCTGCGGCAAATCCGCGGGCCTTTACCTGATGCCGGGATCATGCCCACAGGAACAATTACCCGCGCCAACGCTGGCGAATGGCTAGACGCCGGCGCAGTCGCTCTAGGGATCGGCTCGGACTTGGCCCACGAAAGCCTGCGCAGCGGCGATTTCGCTCCGCTGCGCATCGCTGCGCGGGATTGGCTCTCGGTGGTCGCGTCGGACTCCGGGACCGCGCTGCCCTAG
- a CDS encoding ArsR/SmtB family transcription factor has translation MSNPAIRATPSGTPPARDTQPALRSALSREQAEGTAALLRVVSDPTRLQILSLIHHSEEGRARVADLTRALGLRQPTVSHHLKVMNEASVLSRDPVGREVWYAIVPDRLDAIADLLR, from the coding sequence GTGAGCAACCCCGCCATCCGGGCCACGCCCTCTGGAACGCCACCGGCGCGAGACACGCAGCCGGCGCTCCGGTCCGCCCTGAGCCGGGAACAGGCCGAGGGCACTGCGGCGCTGCTCCGCGTGGTCTCGGACCCGACACGGCTGCAGATCCTCTCGCTCATCCACCACAGCGAGGAAGGCCGCGCCCGTGTCGCCGACCTGACGCGCGCCCTGGGGCTGCGCCAGCCCACCGTGTCCCATCACCTGAAGGTGATGAACGAGGCCAGTGTGCTTTCACGGGACCCGGTGGGGCGCGAGGTCTGGTATGCCATCGTGCCGGACCGCCTGGACGCGATCGCCGACCTGCTGCGATGA
- the pstB gene encoding phosphate ABC transporter ATP-binding protein PstB yields MTDQTETDQTESGLARTAQPHIGRPGRHSAASETHHAARDEGKADVPPDPVFVTDKLNVYYGNFHAVTDVDLSFGKNEITALIGPSGCGKSTVLRCLNRMNDLIPTARVEGTVSYHGHDIYGERVDPIEVRRRIGMVFQKPNPFPKSIYDNVAYGPRVTGMKVDSMDDLVESALTGAALWDEVKDKLKQNANGLSGGQQQRLCIARAIATTPDVVLMDEPCSALDPIATLKIEELMAELRNRYTIVIVTHNMQQAARVSDRTAFFSVQQKSETGDRTGALVEFDKTTKIFESPSDRRTEDYISGRFG; encoded by the coding sequence ATGACCGACCAGACCGAGACCGACCAGACCGAATCGGGCCTGGCCCGGACGGCCCAGCCCCATATCGGCCGGCCAGGACGCCACAGTGCGGCGTCCGAGACGCACCACGCCGCTCGGGACGAGGGCAAGGCGGACGTTCCGCCGGACCCGGTGTTCGTCACCGACAAGCTCAACGTGTACTACGGGAACTTCCACGCCGTGACCGACGTCGATCTGTCGTTCGGCAAGAACGAGATCACCGCGCTGATCGGCCCGTCAGGGTGCGGCAAGTCGACCGTGCTGCGGTGCCTGAACCGGATGAACGACCTGATCCCGACCGCACGGGTCGAGGGCACGGTGAGCTACCACGGCCACGACATCTACGGTGAGCGGGTCGACCCCATCGAGGTGCGCCGCCGGATCGGCATGGTGTTCCAGAAGCCGAACCCCTTCCCCAAGTCGATCTACGACAACGTCGCCTACGGCCCGCGAGTGACGGGCATGAAGGTCGACAGCATGGACGACCTCGTGGAGAGCGCGCTCACGGGTGCGGCACTCTGGGACGAGGTCAAGGACAAGCTCAAGCAGAACGCCAACGGCCTGTCGGGAGGACAGCAGCAACGCCTGTGTATCGCCCGCGCTATCGCGACCACCCCGGACGTCGTCCTCATGGACGAGCCCTGCTCGGCCCTCGACCCGATCGCCACGCTGAAGATCGAGGAGCTGATGGCCGAGCTGCGCAACCGCTACACGATCGTCATCGTGACGCACAACATGCAGCAGGCGGCCCGCGTCTCGGACCGCACTGCCTTCTTCAGCGTGCAGCAGAAGAGCGAGACCGGTGACCGGACCGGCGCGCTGGTCGAGTTCGACAAGACCACGAAGATCTTCGAGAGCCCGTCCGACCGGCGCACGGAGGACTACATCTCGGGCCGGTTCGGCTGA
- a CDS encoding TIGR04255 family protein, which yields MVDPKRYAQPPLVLVLAEVRHPETPAWTTAQIKEMKRLLDDVLPIHESLVRNDVTISVVPGAASPTQSRVRFESFRSREGHTALTVGARSYSLETGVYDGWDNFRALLNRVTTARAEVGLPDGVNRLGLRYLNEVRLPQSAGAVPDWAEWLNSQVIAPLPNILGLEVNQQQAVVQYTTAEENDTLTLRYGAVNGPPAVNGPIRRDTPGPGHYFLLDTDAAWTPSGTPEFLPNTICQAADRLHNNVEPLFESVLTDGLREVFDGR from the coding sequence ATGGTCGATCCGAAGAGGTATGCGCAACCACCTCTAGTCTTGGTCCTCGCGGAAGTGCGGCACCCAGAGACACCGGCGTGGACAACGGCCCAAATAAAGGAGATGAAGAGGCTCCTTGATGACGTACTTCCTATACACGAGTCACTGGTGCGCAACGACGTCACCATCTCCGTTGTACCTGGCGCCGCGTCCCCGACCCAGAGCCGAGTGCGGTTCGAGAGCTTCCGATCGAGGGAGGGTCACACCGCCCTGACGGTCGGAGCCCGGTCCTACTCACTGGAGACGGGTGTGTACGACGGCTGGGACAATTTCCGAGCTCTCCTCAACCGAGTTACTACGGCGAGGGCTGAGGTCGGGTTGCCCGACGGGGTGAACCGCCTAGGCCTCCGGTACCTCAACGAGGTTCGCCTTCCTCAATCCGCCGGGGCCGTGCCAGACTGGGCGGAGTGGCTCAACTCCCAAGTCATTGCCCCTCTCCCAAACATTTTGGGGCTCGAGGTGAATCAACAGCAAGCGGTGGTGCAGTACACAACAGCCGAGGAGAACGACACCCTCACGCTCCGCTACGGTGCAGTCAACGGGCCTCCAGCCGTAAACGGCCCCATTCGCCGCGATACGCCGGGACCCGGCCACTACTTCTTACTTGACACAGATGCAGCGTGGACCCCCAGCGGAACGCCGGAGTTTCTTCCAAACACAATCTGTCAAGCAGCCGACAGGCTTCACAACAACGTCGAGCCACTGTTCGAATCAGTGCTGACGGACGGACTCAGGGAGGTTTTTGATGGTCGCTGA
- the pstC gene encoding phosphate ABC transporter permease subunit PstC gives MASSTADRPAGLSLEPQSRRIGEKAIVTWLFVAALAAVLITVGIIVALLEPAAEFFRFVSVTEFFSTARWTPTQADPEFGVLRLLAGTGAAVLYSCIIALPAGLGAAIYMNEYASHRARQVLKPLLEVLEGIPTVVYGFFAVAFVAPLLKDNWWTWMPGRLGEEPGTQFILAAGLVLGIMIIPTVASVSQDAMAAIPRGLREAAYGLGSTRMQVATRVVVPGALSGIVASFVLGLSRAIGETIVVLLAAGAMANLSIWPNDGAFTMTAFIGRTSTGEIAYGTITYYSIFAVGALLFVITLIVNLISIALVRKFREVYE, from the coding sequence ATGGCTTCCTCAACGGCCGACCGCCCCGCCGGGCTGTCGCTCGAGCCGCAGAGCAGGCGCATCGGTGAGAAGGCGATCGTGACGTGGCTGTTCGTGGCCGCGCTCGCCGCCGTCCTGATCACCGTCGGGATCATCGTCGCGCTCCTGGAGCCGGCGGCCGAGTTCTTCAGGTTCGTCTCGGTCACCGAGTTCTTCTCCACCGCCCGGTGGACACCGACCCAGGCCGATCCCGAGTTCGGGGTGCTGCGCCTCCTGGCCGGCACCGGCGCGGCGGTGCTCTACTCGTGCATCATCGCCCTGCCCGCCGGGCTGGGCGCCGCGATCTACATGAACGAGTACGCGAGCCACCGGGCGCGCCAGGTGCTCAAGCCGCTGCTGGAGGTCCTGGAGGGGATCCCCACCGTCGTGTACGGCTTCTTCGCGGTGGCCTTCGTCGCCCCGCTGCTGAAGGACAACTGGTGGACCTGGATGCCGGGAAGGCTCGGCGAGGAGCCGGGCACGCAGTTCATCCTGGCGGCCGGGCTGGTGCTCGGCATCATGATCATCCCCACCGTCGCCTCCGTGTCGCAGGACGCGATGGCCGCCATCCCTCGTGGCCTGCGCGAGGCAGCCTACGGGTTGGGTAGCACCCGGATGCAGGTGGCGACCCGCGTGGTGGTCCCCGGCGCACTGTCCGGCATCGTCGCCTCCTTCGTGCTGGGACTATCCCGCGCGATCGGCGAGACGATCGTGGTGCTCCTGGCCGCCGGGGCCATGGCGAACCTGTCGATCTGGCCCAACGACGGCGCGTTCACCATGACAGCCTTCATCGGCCGCACGTCCACCGGCGAGATCGCCTACGGCACGATCACCTACTACTCGATCTTCGCCGTGGGCGCGCTGCTGTTCGTGATCACCCTGATCGTCAACCTGATCAGCATCGCCCTGGTCCGCAAGTTCCGAGAGGTCTACGAATGA